ATGGCTGGAAATCACTTTTACCTGTTAATAATTCATTTTGACACTGGAAAATCAAAAGCTGTTTTCTAGCACATTACAGTGGGGAAAAATGTTATTTAGATTGGTTCATTTTGTTTCTTAGTATCTGAAATTGTCAGACGATTATCTTTAAGTTTGCATAAATGGAGGCTCGTTTTAGTTCTACATATTTAAAAACAGGAAGTGCCTTTTGAGGAAATGAGGGATGCTTATAGCTGATGTTGGTATGAATGATCTTTTAAGAAACTGATGCGACTGTGGAGTGAAGAGAGGTATTGCCCCACCATTGATTCAAGTTGATGTAATGGATTGGAATTTGAACTCTGTTTGGAGAGCTCAGGGGTGTTGGGAAGGAATGACTTCTGCTGATTCCCCTTAAAGCTTTCAAGCACTATGTCATTGCTTTTCCCATATGAGTTGCAGCAGGAGGttggctattgggggggggggggaatcaattcCAAAATGCATCACATTTCAATAGCACTGTTTTCTTtgtcctccagccccacccttttcctaaaaatgtttttaaaagtgtaaTAAACATTGGATCGTTTTTTATCTTTGGTTTGTTGCCGCACAGATTTATGAgaatattggggtttttttaaaaaaaaaaacaacttaatttTCACAGCATTTTCTGAACAAAGATGCTCATTGTTAGTGCTCGTGAATTGGGATTTGCATAACTGCTGCATCTAAGTTCACTCGAAAATAGTGTGATGTCTCAAGTCTGTAACTCTGGGATGCAAGGTCTTCACCATGTGTTGTAGGATATTTCACAAGGTATTCAAGCTGCAGGATAAATGTTATCAGTGTGCTAATAAATTGCTGTTTGGCACTATCACAGCAGTAGAGAAGACTTTGGCTGAGTCAGGAAAAGGATGtaaccagggtggaattctagcaggagctcctttgcatattaggccacaccctcctgctgtagccaatcctccaagagcctacaaaaaagagccttgtaagctcttggaggattggctacctcaggggtgtgtggcctaatatgcaaaggagcttcaccCCTGGAGGTAACTAATAGAACAGAATTATGCTGCTGAGATAGGTAGTCAGATAACTGTCCTAAACCTCCTTTTTATGTTTCTTTTGGTGAGTCTGTTAATGTATACTTTGATCAATAAACAAAGGATGTTCCATATTtgaaagacttttaaaaattaaatgcatGCCAAAGGTAGCCAGAGGAGGGGGGGTGAAAAAGGAACCTATATGGAAGTGTAATCAAAGGTGCTCTTTAGAATGTCATTGGGTTCTTTCTCCCCTGCCAAAATAAGGATCACCACGCATTGTGACTTTCGTCATTACATTTTCTTGTTTATTGTCCCTTTGTCACTTAAGAGTATTTGTAGCAGTCCCTGTTGTGCTGAGCAGTGCAGCTCCTCTTCCTGACTAGGGGAAACCTTGCTGCTTGCAACCAACTCTTACACAACAGAGTACGAGCCTCAACTTCTAGTGTAGGACTAGTTTTTGTTAGCTTCAATCAAGCAGCTTTAGTAGCATGCTTcctgcagaagctggattcaggtagccggcccaaggttgactcagccttccatccgaggtcggtaaaatgagtactcagcttgctggggggaaagtatagatgaccggggaaggcaatggcaaaccaccccgtaaaaagtctgccgtgaaaacgtcatgaaagcaacgtcaccccagagtcggaaacaactggtgcttgaacaggggacctttttttcccttcctgcTTTATGGTTATGTGCTTCGTTGGGTCAGCGTATGGGTggaagcaaaggaaggaaggaaacaatatTTTGCTTCCAGGTTTCTTCATCTTAATTACTATCTGGTGAGGAAGTGATTTCTGCCCTTTCCCCACTGCAGCCTTGACCTGCAGGGCTACTATGCGGGTCCTGCAATCCCAGAATAAATCCTTCcagaggtggtgacggctgctgGGCAGAGGAACTGGGGAAATCTCTTTTTAATGTACGCTTTCATGAGCCCcttggcgcagtgttaaagctgcagtactgcagttggagccctctgctcacaacctgagttcgatcccagcggaagctgggctcagttagccggctcaggttgactcagccttccatccttctgaggtcagtcgaatgagtacccagcttgctggggggaaagtgtagatgactgaggaaggcaatggcaaaccaccctgtaaaaagtgtgccgtgaaaacgttgtgaaagcatctaggtaatagcacaaaatattaattttattgtttttagaattttaatagattttaattaattgtagttacaATGTACTGTACAGTGTATATTGAATTTGTTGttagcccccctgagcctgcttcggcggggagggcggggtacaaataaaaggtgaatgaatgaatgaacctcaccccagagtcggaaacgactggtgcttgcacaggggacctttctttttccttcgtgcgcatgcacaccaaagcttaccttctgaataaaaatgtgttggtctAAAGGTGCTCCTCGACACGGCTTGAAAACATTGTAAGGGGGCAGGCAAGCCTACCAACAAACCCCGCTCTTTCAGACCACCGACCTCAGGATTTTCCCACAACCCCGCGAAGCTGCACGGACCAGGCTTTGATTGGTAGCATCGCAGAGAACTCCGCCCACGAGGCGGGCACCAGCCCAACGAAAGCCTACACGTCACGCATGCGCCGTACGCTTCCCCAAGTGCGGCGCATGCGTGGTTTTATCAGCTGGCCGCCGGGGCACAATGAGCGGGAGCGGTGCTGCGTCTCTGTCCCCCAGTAAAGCTGAAGAGTTCTCGCCGCCGGGCTCTGGCGGAGGCGGTAAGAAGCGGGACCCGCTGGGGTCTGGAGCGGCGATTCATCCCATTTTGAAAGGTAAAAAGCCCCGCGCGTGACGCTCTTCCCTCCGGAACCGAAAGTGTCGTTAACTGTCGcgcgcggaggggggggggtcctcacTTCGAGCGGCGCATGCGCCCTGGCAAGGCGCGAGCCCCGGGCTGAAGGAAGATGCGAGGGTGCAGCGCTGCGCGTGCGCACCGAGATGGAAACGCTGCAAGCAGTGGGGAGTGTACTCCGTCCTGAGTAggggtcaagttgcacctttaaaagaccaacaaagttttattcagaatggaagctttcgtgtgcgcatgcgcacttcttcagacgagggaatggggtacagtgggcagaaatacatatagctggcaggcagtggtttagaatgcaaaacggtgCAAATTTTAAATCCAGGGACAAAATAGTAACATGAacaaattgagcaagcctttgatctgggtagttattctgtcattggattttaaatttgcaccgttttgcattctaaaccactgcctgccagctatatgtagctctgctcactgtaccttgATTCCTCCGCTGAAGACGTgcgcatgcacacagaagctttaATGCACTAAAAAACTTCAATGCGTGTTAACTATTTGTGTAATATTGCAAAACCGAATGGCTTAATTAGTTGtctgtaatctgctctgagcccgcttgcggaaaCGGTGGGATATAGACttgaaaagtaaataaataaaatttaggtGCATAGGATCAGGCTAATAAGAGTCTCAGAAGCTGTGAGTAAATTACCAGGTAACAGCTAGATATGGGTGACCAATAACAGACTAAAATGTGGGAAGCATAAAGGGGAAAGACTGGCAGGTATCAGTGAGTTGAATAATAGTGCATTAAAGATAGCAAGACTTCTTTTTCGTTGTGCCCTTCCCATATTATAATACACAAAGGTGGTTtccctgtttgtttttttgtatgaGAGTGTGACTGCAGACAAAACACAGTAGAAATGGGGCTTCTATATGGGAGGTTTCCCTGTCTTGTTCCCCCAGCAGTGGTTATTCCCCCTCTCGCTATAGCTACTAGGGCTTTTCcgggtttttttaatatataaaatCAACCAATTTTATCAATACACTACTACTGCAATAAGTATAACGGGTTCTGTCaattcccacctttttttttttaagtcaataGCTCATTCTGTTGTTTGGTAAAAGGGAAAGGATGTATCTttgccactttttaaaatgaaagctggtaATTTGGAGAACTTGTTACTCTTGTTGGTACAACGGTATGGTGCAggaggccagactgtggctcttgaagctcccacagcCCCctcaggcagcttggagaaggcatttctccctttaaaccaggggtgtcaaacgcatttgttatgagggccggattggacataaaagagaccttgttgggccgggccatgtcaggttgagcTGAGCCATATCAGacaaggccatgtgtgtacctatttaagattgggtagcagagatataaattttataaagaacaaagacaaacacaaatgttttttaaaaaaacttaaaacattagcactcattggttttaaaggtgctttcttcgtattttTCCCATGGATCCAGGGAACGGTGCAAAGGTAGCTctgggctctttccttccttccccagggggccagaaggggggaggagcttcagccaatagaaggaagagaggattggctgAGTAGTTctgggcgattgagagagcctggcaaagcaagctctccctccccgcccccttctccccaaaggaggagcctcagccaattgagaaaatagaggctttgttctgtagctctgctgtgcagttgagcaagccatgcagagcaagctgttatgcagaaggaagcaagataaagggagaaggaagcagatgacagccagttgtttgggggcctgataggagccctctgggggcctgattcagcccccgaactgcatgtttgacacccctgccagccagtggtttggagaatgcatttaaataataataataataaataataaattttatttatatatttatattttatttaaacttaaagttgctttctttccacctctcactcccTACCCCCatatatttgctttccttcctgtcttgtggctctcaaatgtctgatgtttattctgtgtagctcttacgttaagctgTTTGGCCACGTGATACCATATTTTTCCAAAAAATCACCACAAGAAGCCTTCCCCCAAGAACCCAGGAAGGAAAAGACTGCTGAAGGGACAGGGTTAGGGCCAAAATATCTAAATTTTCTCACCTATGCAAAAGCCATACAGGTTTCGCTGCTATTTTcccaaaacttcaaagcaaagcAGATCTGAGAAAGCCAAGGAAAGCAGAGGCGGAGCACGCAGGCACTGTGATGCTCTGGAGAACAGGGGGAAACAATCCCCTTTGCCAACATCACTGAAGACTGAACCCAGGGCAAATATCTGCGTGGAAATGGCTCAAGAAGACTTAattataataaaatatttttttcacatACTGTACTATTTGTAACTAATGGTTTTGTGACACCCTAAAATGTGAGCAAATTTATCATTGCATAAGCTCACGGCAGAAGCTTATACCAAATAACTAAGATACTTTAAGACTCTTGAGTGTTTTTGTTGAATGATTATCATGGCAATACCACTGCAATATAAACTAATTACCATACACAACTtcggtagtggtggaaagtgcaatCAGGACCTATCTGACATGTGccacaaggttttcaaggcaaaagacaagaggtggtttgctattgccatgttctgtgtagcaactctggacttctccCATGCAAGaactagccagggccagccctgaactTCTCAGATGTGAGCAAATCATGCTGGCCTGATATTGggatttaaacttttaaaaagatccTTCTAATAAGGCTTTTGGTTCAAAATAATGTTCTGTCTCCTGATTCTTTCCTCTGTTGCTTTAGTAAATAAAGTTGTACTGGTAGCTTGGAGGAAGGTACAGCTGAGGCTTCCTAAAATGGTGCTTGAGTGCACAGGAGATTATAAAGCAGAAAACTTGCTTGCTTTTAAGGCATTTCCTTCCATCCAGATGTTTgaagaggggaagaaagaaagtgggagggggaagggggaagaagataacAGAATGATAGACAAGAGCTGTTGAACTAGGTGACCCAAGGTGATTTCATGCAGGTCCAAATAAGTCACTTTTTAAAACGACTGTAATTTGTTTTCTTATAGATGTTGGAGAAATATATTCTCGGCTTTTGGATCACAGACCAGTTATTCAAGGAGAAATTCGTTACTTTGTTAAAGAATTTGAGGTAAGCTTCAgtataaagtttttaaaagaattgctggtatgaatcttgaagaatggggggggggggttaaagttcTGCAAGCTTTGGGGTTTAAGGATATGCTTCTTGAAACACATTTGATATTCATGTTGAAAGATCAgaccttcaaaaagattggaaccaTAACCAGGCAGTTTTCAAAACTTGCTTATTTTAACATTTATGGTGAATAGTACTTATTACCagggcttggtgtcggggtgtggcctgatatgcaaatgagttcctgctgggctttttcctacaaaaaaagtcctgcttgttACTATTTgctattattaatttcatttataccctgcctttctctccagtggggacccaaagtagggTTACTTagttctcttttcctccatttatcctcacaacaacaaccctataaggtaggtcGGAGACTGTGTGTGGCCCAAGCACATGGTagtggtggttgttgttgttccttTTGTGACTTCATTTGCAGCCACAAACACTAGAAATGCACattttaaaatagaaaacatCGGGTTGTTCAGCTACTGTCCCTATTATGTCAGTTGCCtactttgggggagagggggacaTCCATATGGAAACTTGCATTTCTGCCATTTCCCTGGCTTCATGGTCTCATTCTTCATTTGCTGTTAGTGGAACTCCTCGTTTCTAGTCAGATAAATTATAGTGTTATGTGGAATTTTCCACTCCAGGCTTTAATGTAGGCCTAGGAAGTGCACATTGTCACCATTGCCATTGCTAAGAAGAGGAATCACCTATGTGGGCGGAGCAAAAGGATGACTCCCAAGTTCATTTCCAAAGCTGCTGTAGCAGGAGTCTATGAAAAGCATTAATGGGGAGGATACCAGCCATATGTGGTGTGTGCAGTGTTATTTAGTTGATTAATTATGTTCCTCTTGTTTGAAGGTGTCTACAAATCTTTTAAGATTGTGATCCAACCAGAATTGTCCTtttaaatgttaaaaatacaCTCTTCAGTATAAAAAAATAAGGCCCCAGATGCAGCAGacgctcacaagagcacagcccctgaacctttctgagagttctccctcctacccccttcctccccacctaccttgtccattgagtagtaggtgcagctgcataacgatccctggactaggagagcgggcagccagccagccaccaggagctttgccacacccacagcagccctcattcacccctggagaagcccagaccacctttctccacttcGTATATGATTtagggtggcgggtggcttgctggccttttgactgagggtgggtgacccaggagagccctagacaagcgaggcctgtttgggctggctggatctctagccagcccaagcaggccttgctcccctggggctctcctttcttgtatcaggttgcttttggctggggggggcatatgctgatgagttatgctaatgagctccacctatttttctacaaagtgacccctgataAAAATGTAACATTCAGTATAGTTTCCACAAGATGGCAGCATGACATTAAGAAAGTATACATTTGGAGGAAGAGTTGGCAGAACCTGGCTAGCAGTAGCTCAGTCTGCCTCATTGATTTTCCTTCCAATGCAGAATGATCACAGTCTCACCAAAATATTAAGGTTTTTAAAGGGTctccccacctcccctccccagttgAACATAGCAGATGTTATGTATTAATGATGGGAGAGACCTGCTCTAGTGCACTATAAATACTTGGATAAATGCTctgggactgtggtctatactgctgtgtataaGCTTCCTGTAGGCAGCACCCTATTATGTCATTTTATGTTAAAATTTATGCTAGGCTTCAGTTCATTCTGGTGGGTTCTAGACTTGTCCAGTTgtaatgcattgtttattgaatgtcccgtTTTGTTCATTGTATTGATTCACTGGGTGCAAATCTGTCTTAAGTCCCTAAGAAAAACACAGACTTTAGATAATGTACATAAATAAAATCAGTAAGTGAGCAAGTTTTACTAAATCGTTTAAGTGCACTGGGGAGACTGGATACCATCTTAATGTCAGCAACTGATGGAAGCTTAGACTTTCTCTGTTAACTTTTTCAATAGGAAAAACGTGGCTTCCGAGAAGTGCGGGTTCTCGAAAACCTAAAGAACACAGTTTTTGAAGCAAATAATCAGACTCTACCTAAGTGTGATCAAGTCATGCACGGCAGTCTAAATGAAGCGCTCAGGAGATGTAAGCCAAAAATTATTTGCTTTCTGCCTTTGAAATTCTTTGGGGGTTTTCAGGCTGAACAGCTTTGTGGCCCATGTGAAACCAGCCAAGTAATTTTCTGGGGCTGATCGTCCCCAGCTCACTTGTAATGGAAAGACAGGATGTACGTCTTTCAAATCAATAAAACCTGGCAAGGGAATGCATactattgaagatattggatttatatccctccctcccttatgctgagtctcagagtggtcacaatctcctctaccttcccgccccaccccccacaacagacaccctgtgaggtaggtggggctaagagaactttttacagcagctgccctttcaaggatgactcctgtgagagctatggctgacccaaggccattccagcagctgccactgGAGGAGtagggcatcaaacccggttctcccagataagagtccgcacacttaaccactacaccaaactgccccccctcccaatacactcttgtattttatttaaagacacccatgaagctgccttatgcaaTGGCAAAACATTGGTCTACCAAGGTCAGCACTGCATGCTGTGACCATTAGtgtctttccagggtctcaaggagaGGGCTTTCATCACCTACTCTCCGATCCTTCGAACTGGAGGTACCCGAAGATTTCTCCGAGTAAACAGATGCTCTATTACAGAGCAATGATCCCACTCCCTTTATTTTTGTTTGaaacatttatattttaaaatgtacaaTATTATCTATCCCTCAGTGGTGTGCAATACCCTGCATTAGTAACAGGCCCTTCCCGTAAAGCGCAGCGTGATGTCATTGTGTGGCATTGTTCAACATTTTTCTAGCAGTGACGCCACTTCTGAAAAAGAATCATGTACACCGGACAGTGGCAGTCTAAATAATAAGAGGGGACAGTAAATGCTGCTCAGGCTGATTCTCCTGTCTGTATCCCACtgcgaagaagaaggaggagaattggatttacaccctgcctttcacttggagtctcagaacggcttgtaatctcctttcccttcccatcccctcccctgacaccctgtgaggtaggtag
Above is a window of Heteronotia binoei isolate CCM8104 ecotype False Entrance Well chromosome 7, APGP_CSIRO_Hbin_v1, whole genome shotgun sequence DNA encoding:
- the BLOC1S5 gene encoding biogenesis of lysosome-related organelles complex 1 subunit 5; translated protein: MSGSGAASLSPSKAEEFSPPGSGGGGKKRDPLGSGAAIHPILKDVGEIYSRLLDHRPVIQGEIRYFVKEFEEKRGFREVRVLENLKNTVFEANNQTLPKCDQVMHGSLNEALRRLQAGNDMICRLQQTEQEGKQLQTEKLMAGEKQRIAQWEEFLKEQHTLKAVVDEEHAKAMERLKEQYAIMEKDLAKHTL